From Candidatus Neomarinimicrobiota bacterium, a single genomic window includes:
- a CDS encoding T9SS type A sorting domain-containing protein codes for TAWRSSIRKDTEHLNQVWASVINYNDSTLSVSLPQSQIPNSFRLGQNYPNPFNPSTTIRYDLPENTHVSLVIYDILGRELVRLVDVWIASGYQNVVWNGRDKHGREVPTGIYIARLVTTKYSRAIKMLLLR; via the coding sequence ACACGGCGTGGCGGTCCTCAATTAGAAAAGATACCGAGCACTTGAACCAGGTATGGGCCAGTGTGATCAACTACAATGATTCAACACTATCGGTAAGCCTACCACAAAGTCAGATTCCCAATAGTTTCCGTCTTGGGCAAAACTACCCGAATCCCTTCAATCCCTCCACCACCATCCGGTATGATCTTCCGGAGAATACGCACGTCAGCCTAGTGATCTACGATATCCTGGGCCGAGAGTTAGTCCGTCTTGTAGATGTCTGGATTGCATCTGGGTATCAGAACGTCGTTTGGAATGGCAGGGACAAACATGGCCGGGAAGTCCCAACCGGCATCTACATCGCTCGGTTAGTGACAACAAAGTACAGCAGGGCGATTAAAATGTTGTTGCTGCGATAG